The following coding sequences are from one Macaca mulatta isolate MMU2019108-1 chromosome 7, T2T-MMU8v2.0, whole genome shotgun sequence window:
- the LOC144329916 gene encoding uncharacterized protein LOC144329916, whose product MSQATHLIPHHSFSHVSSAYILSPHWETVGELPSLPLLPSSIYAGSLSGSPQRLTLGDLIQSQSFTPGSSYEKPGGRSKQRAKRNTPKPTEWALLLSDTRQSMKSFYPYFWEALPIPHKEMLGLPPLCSSRGCAKAPCDVRCGRAECFTQGPSSLPCGNVSMRVAGHRVGESHSHFCSI is encoded by the exons ATGTCACAAGCGACACATCTCATTCCACATCATTCATTCTCCCATGTTTCCAGTGCTTACATCTTATCTCCTCACTGGGAAACTGTAGGGGaactcccctccctccctctccttccttcctccatttaTGCTGGGTCACTCTCAGGCTCCCCGCAGAGACTCACACTCGGGGACTTGATTCAAAGCCAGTCATTTACCCCAGGCAGCAGCTATGAGAAACCAGGTGGACGCTCCAAGCAACGAGCTAAGAGAAACACTCCCAAACCAACAGAATGGGCCCTCCTCCTCTCAGACACCAGACAAag CATGAAGAGCTTCTACCCATACTTCTGGGAAGCTTTGCCCATCCCCCACAAGGAGATGTTAGGACTCCCTCCTTTGTGCTCCTCAAGGGGTTGTGCCAAGGCTCCATGTGATGTCAGGTGTGGAAGAGCAGAATGCTTCACACAGGGCCCTTCGTCTCTCCCCTGCGGAAATGTTTCCATGAGGGTCGCTGGACATCGTGTGG